The nucleotide sequence gggattttggtgcttcaggattttgacgagatgggttcaagagatggattcttCAACAGCAAACTACTCAACGACTTCGTATGTTGGGTGATATGACCCGAACGAAGTACGTTCTCCGGCGGATCGGGATCATCGTCAAGTTTTGCCAAGTCATCGTCATTGTGGATTTTTTGACGAGGGATACTTCAACTACTTTGGATCTGAGAAGTCTAACCTAGCCAGAGTACGTGCCCCGACAAGGTCAGAACCATCGTCATCAACAGTTCGATCTCTCGAGATCGACCAAGCCTCTAGATACACGGcgtaccaaaagatgtcagaCCGTATGATGTCAAACGAGTACGCAAcaaggtaattggtagattggttttttaaattaatctactaatatCGTAGATACATCcagcatgtatctacaaaggtacgcattATTATATATGCAATTTATGGTACCTACTTTTCAGATCATACAATATTGTCAGATCAATaattattatgtttacctagagcatgttttttatacaatatctattgtgTGAGCGTTTCCGATGTTAGGCCAACTATAGTCTAACACTGGGGGCTCGcactattttcttctgtataaatcatgcttgtttacggtttacataatccatgatatttaatctgctcgttatatcctaataatactagaagatccatgcagttttttgagtacatactcgatattctctgctatatatcttgccttctagaaaatatttttcaggaacaattgagcactcgagtaggttgtggtcgagtacaccccATTATCCAgaacgatctcgacaaatgcagagtcgtcgTGCCatacctaccaacgaagaccgacaacctatctcatagcaccggccatagCTGCGCtattcgagaaaaggttgttaacggataattcctcgtgaACGTtatcggcttgatcacccgataTGATTGTGAACGGACATCTGGATACGCTATAAGTtaggtatgtgagtcatgctggccacatgagatgcacatgtaataaaccaactttagCGCCCCTACAGGTGATTGAGAGACTCCTACTTCTTGTTCTTGAACCAGTAGGACGTAGCGATCTCTCACGCCTTAACTTCCagtggtcgaggtacgactacagcaATAGCGTAGCGGTCCTTGCACCACGACCTCAAATGGTCGACGTACGACTACGGCAATAGCGTAGCGACCCTCGCACCATGACTTCAGATGACTTCGGATGGTTGAGGGACAGCTATGACTAGTCTTCGACCggcagcgtagcggtcctcgtaccacgactACAAATGgtcgagagacacctactcactggttctcaaccagtcaatcatagcaatctctcgtacatttacttcaagtggtcgagttaaggctagacctggttctcgaccagcggtgtagcgattctcccactatttccacttcaaaTGGTCGAGTTAAGGCTACACCCGGTTCTCGActagcggtgtagcgattctcccactgttgacggtcgttatcgatcagtttcgaccatcaatgttactaaaacaggagagaattagtgatgcttgcaatgcataaatatgttagaataataatattccactagtattaggtctactaaccttttgcagagaatgacaataaagtgaagGAAAAttgacatcaactcagacgatagatcaatcggacgatatcgagaaccagacttgtgtatgaatgggccaagaacgcagacttgacacgatgaatcaggccaaaattcacaagtctacgaagtgAAGCAGTAGAGGGGGCCACCAGCCAAaatgtgggctggttgggccggccccaGGTTCAGCCGAACCTCCCATGAAAccgatggatgcagggttttgaGGGAACGGTGGAGATTCACTCCCAATGgcagttggagggtattactgACCTTTCCAATCGccataaccgtcattacctacctatttaaggagttcactctcttcacttcaacacacacctcaagcaagagctctctcattcctctcaaatttagtttagtagtatctagctagtggaatagaattagaataggaatcaggagtccggaagtcttcggaagagttcgggtatggctctagtagctttcctttcctcttttgtaagctttgtacttttattagaatattcttctaaatacatttctggtattgaaatactttccgagtatatgagtacctactttacattatgttcatgttatactgaatatatgaCACTAGTGGAGATAGGCACATCTATGACAATCTACTTTTGTCATGGAAGACGCGCAAATCGTCATAAAGTAACTTCTATGACGAATTTATGACGAAATGGGATTCGTCATAGAAGTCGCGTCACATATGTTTTTCTATGACTAAACAGTAGATTTCGtcatagaaatgcttatatcCATGACGAAGGTGCTCGTCATAGAACTGCTTTCCAGCTGGCTAGGACAGACGTCGTCCATGCCACGTGGCTATCACACGTGGAGTCCATGTTGGCTGTGATGTGGCGGATGACGTGTACGCCACGCTGGATCATCATCTCCCGTACGCTAGAGCCAAGTGGTAGTCGTATTTAACGCCACGTGTTGGCATTTGGTATGTCCACGTGGTGGTGCAAGCTGATGCCACGTGGTCGAACGTGGTggcgccacgtggcagccatATTAACGCCACGTGTTGGCATTTCTTATGTCCACGTGGTGGTGCGCGCTGATGCCACGTGGCCAAAGGTGGAGACACCACGTGGCAGTCATATTTAACGCCACGTGTTTACATTTTATATGTCCACGTGGTGGTGTACGCTAACGCCACATTGCCGAAGGTGGAGGCACCACGTGCTCTCATTTTGAAGCGCCACGTGTACATATCTGATTTGTGACACACGTCTTTACCTGATGTTGCCACGTGTTGATTTGTTTGGATGACACGTTAGCACAGTAGGGATGAAGGCccgctcattttttttttcttagcccAGCCCATTTGGCCACATACTTCACATATTGTTGTGGCCCATCCCACTATGAGATCTAGGAAATTTTTAGCATTCACCCATTTCAAGCAACAATTAATCAGAACTTCGCAGCACATAAGAAAATAGGCCCAACATCAAGATTCATCACATGGACAAACAATCAGAACTTCACAGCACATTACAAATAGGCCCAACATCAACATATATCACATATACCAACTTCACATAGCACCATATTACAAAAAAGTTCACAGAACCTAGCACACATATGTTCACATTAAGTCCACAAAAGTTTGCCATAGGATGACATTAAGTCCACCATAGCACCAAACATCATTTCACATAATCAAGTCCACCACATGACAATAAGTTCACAGAACCATCAAACAACTAATATAAGTAGATAGAGTTCATCACAGTGCAGAAGATCATAAAGGAGACTAGGACAGATTTAAGTTACCCTGGGAAAGGCTCAAGATACGTCGAAGGAGCAAATTGTTCTCTTCCTGCTGCTGCTTGAACTCTGCCAACTCCTTTTGAGTCTTTGCCAGTGCTTCATTTGCAAGATTTGCTTGTTCTTTTAGTTCGACAACTTCTGCATGGAGAATGGCTGAACTTTGCTTTTCAGCTGCAAGTTCTTCCTGAAGTGCTGCTTCTGTCGGTGTCACTGATTTCTTGGAGCTCATCTGCAGACCGGCATTTTTCAGAAACGTGGTATTGGAGTTGTCCCGAGAGAGAACCTTGGACACAACTTCTGCACTAGTTCTTGGTGTCTCACCATCAGGTACAGGTTCTTCCATAATAGCTTTCATACTTGACTGCAGCAATGATTGAACATTAGCTATGAAATTAGATACATGAAAAACTGGCTGCTGCATAACACATTCAAAATACTGGCAGCTGCACAACACATTCAAAAAGTCACTGAAAACTGATGGAAAGCTACCAGGAAGCACAAACTAGAGGTAAGGAAACTTGTATAGAATGCAAATTTAACCAAATTTGTTTTCCATAAGCCAAAACAGAAACAAATTATATGAGTAAGCCAAGCATTCCCATATTTAGAAATATTGCATTGCCCTCTTAACTGTGAAAGAGACCAGAAACATTTTGAGCTCTAACTATGGTAGAATGTAATTATTTTCTATCTAGCCTCTAGCAACAATGCAGGCCAAATGCTTCTTGACAGAATCTAGGATACTGTTTTAGCATATATCAGAAGGCTGACTTTAGACTATATTTGATTAGCTTTCATGGCAGCTTTTGATTGATGGAACACCTTGGTAGCTATAAAAGAACAAGGTTTTCCCCTCAACTACTTTCATAAAATTTGGAGGGGGTGCAATGTTACTTAGCGTTGGTTATTTTCTATTCCTCCTATGATGCCTAAATATTTTCCCTAGAAACCACTAATGTTTAGAAAGAAAATACTAGTGTGGAGTACATAATCCCTCATAATTAAGTTTACTTTTCCAAGTTACaatgaaataagttttgaagTAGTAAAGGCTGAAATATGTTCAGTCTTATGTTCATATGATTCAAAACCTCAATACATGCAAACACCACTACAACAGCTTAGGTAAAAATGAATTTTCATGAATCACACCCTCAAACCCGGGATATTGATAAAAATACAAACTGCAACCAGGATCAATTGATGAAAAAATGTTTATGTAGCTTATTTGGCATTTTAACCCAATCTCAACTTATGTTGTATATGGTAAGTTGTCTTTTCCAGCAGCTACAAATTTAGTTTGGTATGTATTCTAACATTGTTAGAGTCTATAAATTCCATTAAGTCTGTAATGATCTTAGCTGCAAATATCTCTGCACACTAAGGACAGAAATTATCCTATGGATGTAAATATAAAATGAGCTGAATTAATAATATGTTGGCATAGGTAACAAGGAATTGAGTTCAATGTTGTAAGAATATACAGAGTGACTTACAATTGCATCTTTGGCAGCATCACTTAGACCTTTTTCCCTACTGGTATGGCAGTCCTCAAAGGCATCCACAGCATCAAGCTCTACAACCTTGTTCTTCTCCTTCTATTTCAGTACAGAAAATGCAGATCAATTATTTTATATATCTATTACATTAGATAAGTGGTTCTTAACTACAATTAATGCTAAAAGATAATGGGAACTTACGTAAGCGTGCAAGTGTGCAGCATAGCTGCGAGATCCCGTAGCCTGATGGAACCTAACATTAAGCCGGTTTTGCTTGTTCTGTTCAGAGATTTGCTACAAAAGATGTATGTGTTAGACATAGTCGCAAGTATAAAATGAAACAAATATGTCATTAGAGATGACATACCATATTCTTTGGATTTGACCACTTTGCAACAAGTTCCAGCCACTGTTCATCAGTCATGCTACTTATGGGAGAGGTAGTTCTAATCTCGTTAGCAGGTACTCCATTGAAGTAGGCCTTCTTCAAATTATACCGTGTTTGTCGTATCCCTTTCTGCAATACATCAGCACAAGCATCCCTTGTTGGCTGGTGTTTTTGGTTAATGGCCAACCTGACCTGATGGTTTGAATTGCAATCATTAAGGAGTAACACTAGGTCATATAATAGATGAAATATAAAAGAATATAGATAGGCTCTTACAGATAACTTGCCCATGAAGTTGTTAATATAGCCTTCATCATCCTTGTACTGCTTCCAATGAGGGAAGACATGAACTTTAGTCCTAATGATAACACCAGCCTCTGATGCAAACTTGGCAGCTTGCACCGGTTCATCTGGCCTTTTCTTCCCTTCGGCAACAGCAATGGGCATTCTTCCCATAGCTTTGGTCATCTTGTCAAGCATTATTCCTGCAGTTGGTGGCCTTGATTTTCTTGTGCCTCTTCGTATAGGTACTACAGAGTATTCAATTACAATGTTAGCATTCAtcaaatagttaaaaataataaatttctcTTCGTTGAACTAACTTGCCTTCAACATCAGAATTGGTTTGCTGTGCAGGTTGCTCTTCATGGTTGGCATCATGGCTCGGGGGCCTGTTCACATCATTATCTTGAAGCAAATGTCCACTGCCCACATCTTCATCACCATTGTTTTCTGTTTCTGGAGGCAGTTCTTCATGGCATTACCTTTACCTTGTGCTGCTATGAGTTGCCTTTTCGCTGACCTTGTTGAGACTCCAGGAGGCATTTCGGTTGGAGCACCCGCCCTCACTCTCTTTGATATCCTTACTCCTGGTGGCATCTTGAAGGTAGGTTTCTTCTTCGTCGCACACTTCTTTCGTCTAGTTTGTCGAGGGTACTACAATAATAAACACAAAAGTTGTAAGCATGTGAATAAATTAGCAacaatcattaaaaaaataatcaaatgcTGCACAAATTAAATGCGGAAAAATTATTGCAGATATCCTAGCCCCCCCCACAGCCAAGATAGAAGAAGCACCTCAATCATTATGGGGACGGGCTGCTCCGGTTCTAAATATAAATCATCATCACACTGAACCCCTTGTTCATCATCTTCAGGGAGAAACTCTGATGTATCAGAACCTTCTCCATGACTTTTCTTGGTGCCTGAGTTTTTTGTCTTTGAAGATGCATGTTGTGTTTCGATATGTTTAATAGTGGCAGCTATGTCTTTGATGCCAAGTTCATCCATCCTTCTTATATTCTGCAAGATTTTCTCTTGCCGCGTTCTTTCATATTCGTTTTGTGTAGGTTCTTACATGAATACACATATTTTAATGGTCAGAATACTAGATGGCATTTTGATGGCATTTCCTAAGCATATAAGCATTTTCAGAAATAGAAACAATAAAGTATCTAGGCATttgggatgaaaaaaaaagagaccatGCTCATCAACATTGGGGATTTAATGATCAATGGTGAAAAACAACTTTACTTCAATATCTAGTAAAAACAACAGGGTGATTCACTTTTCCATTTTAAAAGACAATTTTGATGAGAACTCTGGAAACACTTTTACAGTGAACAACATTGGTCATATAAATGATATAGCCATTATATCATTCTCTTTCACCTAATAAACTGTATCTATATATACGACTAACTCAAATTATTGGTACATTCATAAACACAAACAAAGCAGAATCTAAATAAAATTTCCATTGTTGATCTGAAATCCACACTCTGGAAGATGCTTATGGCAACTTGAGGCACAAATTTATTTGAGAATCAACATAGCATGATTAATTTAAAGGTGCGCCTGAATAACACAGAAACAATGCCATATGCAGTAGCAAACTAGCAATAGCATCAACTGTTATTGTAGATAGTGACCTCAATCGGATTGCACACAGAAAATTCTTAATAGAAGTTGGACGGCAAATCAATCCACATGATGTATAACATCTAATAGCTTGAGACAGTACACATAAACATCTGAGCTTGAGACAACAAGATAATTTTGCGTACCTCGTGCTACTGGACGTCGACGTCTTCCCATCGGCTAGGTACGGCGACGGTGCAGGGACCTTGTCGATGGGGTACCCGGCTCCGGTGCGGCGGTAGGCGTCGACGGTGTTGTGGGAGATGGCTTCGGTGCGGCAGTAGTCGTCGACGGGGTACCGGCTCCGATGCAGCGGAAGTCATCGACGGCGTAGTGGGGGAAGGATCTAGTGCagcggtcgtcgtcgacggggTTGCAGCGGAAGGCGTCGTTGCGGCGGCTGTCGACGACGAGGAAGTAGGGGACGGATCTGGTGCAGCGGTCGTCGTCGATCGGTTTGCACGGGAAGGCTCCGGCGCagcggtcgtcgtcgacggggTTGCGGGGGAAGGCTCCGGTGCGGCGGTAGTCGGCGGCGGCTCTGGTAGAGTGGCGCCCCGATGGTGTGGCGGCTGGATTTGGGGATTAGGGTTTGGTGGGTGAGAGGCTTTGTAAATATATAGTGGTTGCACAAATGCCCCTGGGTGTTGTTTTGCTCTTCGTTAGATGGAGGATAAAAGTGACATTTCCCATTCTGATTTGGGCAAATGGGCGGCAATGGAATGTTTTGGGGCTGTCATTGGCGGTAGGTTTAGGCGCCGAACGAAAAATCCTCCATCCATGAGTAATTAACATTATCCATAAATCGAAAACATTCAAATTATACTAATCTATCTGGATTaacaatttgactttaaaaatatactccctccgttcaataTTATATAACTTGAAAATTTGgattaagggggtgtttagttccagggtgtaaagtttttaaagtatacggacacacatttaaagtattaaacgtaaactaataacaaaactaattatagattatGCCCGTAAACTACgacacaaatttattaagcctaatccatccgtcattagcaactgtttactgcagcaccacatagtcaaatcatggcgcaattaggctcaaaatattggtctcacaatttacacgcaaactgtgtaattggttatTTTGTCTACATTTAGCACTCAATGCATGtatctaaacattcgatgtgacatttttggaaaaaaaatgtgggaactaaacaccccctaatattatttttttaaagcaactttcctataaaaaCTTTTTGGAAAACACAGACAATTTAGCAGTTTAAGAAGCATTCACCGATTAATCGGAATACGGTTGTCAGACGGAATACGGTTTTCCACAACACTGCTTTAAGCATGActgaatttatttttagaaactagcacctataatatattataggtgtctttttttaattaattggcACCTATGACAAATTaaaggtgttggttttttttttaaaaaaaagaaaaccaacacctatagtaTTGGTGTCGGCTCTTCTATGTCGCGTTTTCCATCTACTCCCTATCCACGTCGCGAAATTTGCCGACGCTTTCCCTTTCCCGTGTGTgggagccgccgccactgcACTCGATGGATATGATCAGTGATAGGGAAGGGTGCTACTAACCGGGACTCGTCTCTGCTGTGGACGTCTACCACAGGGGCGCGGTCATCGTCTCCCATGTCATCGAGACCTCCATGTCATCCTCGTGGTTGCTCACCTCGCCATTCACCATCGTCACCGTGGAATGCAAGAACCTGGTTCCAGCCTCGGTGGCGTCGCCGGTGGATCTAAAGCCAAGCTGGAGGATGATCGGCGACGGAGGATTTGAGCCAGGCAGGTGATAAAATCGTCTCAGTTTACCATTCatggatactccctccgtcccataaaaaaatcaacttctggCTATGAACCTGGACACATGTTGcgtccagatttatagtcagaagttggttttttatgggacggagggagtatataggtccaattgaaaattgaattttaaaaattttatgttcACTTTAATCTGGGTGAACCGGTCGGTGTTTGTAGGAAAAATGTTGGACCGGCCGGTTTTAATAGAACGGACCGGGTGGTTTGGACCGACTTACCCCTCATTCTTATCGGTAGAACTCACATATAACGAGGGTACAATCGTAAATCAACACACATATAACAACGGATTCAgatccaaaccaaaccaaatcgtaacaaaaaaaaagagcttcCTCCTCCATGGCGGTGAGAATTAGCAGGAAGCGCAGGAGCCCGCCGACGCGTGGGCTGGGGACCTCCACGACGGCGTGCTGGAGCGCGTCCTGGCACGCCTCCCGCCGGACACATTCTTCCGCCTCCACGCCATCTGCTGCCGATGGAGCGCGGCCGCCGCGTCACCACACCTGCGGCCGCATCCCGTCTCCGACTCCGACTGCATCGCCGCAGTAGCAGCTGGTCCAGGTGCCGCATCTCCAAGGCTGATGCTCCCAGCGCTGCTGGTGAAGAGGACCTGGTGCTGGCCATGATCGAGTAGCAAGCTTCTGGTGCTTATGCTGCTTGCTTCCTGGATGTGGGCGACAACAGTAGCTTGAGAAGAAATGATACTTCTTTGTACAGCTTGGTGAATTCAGATTGAGATCGTGAATGTGAATAAACTTATGGCTGATTATTGTGTTATTTTGAAAATGTGAAGACCATATTTGTGTCATTTTTTTATGTCAATTGAATatgacaattaagaaaaaagtgTAATGCTTTGAACAGATGCTTGAAGTGTAAGTTGTGTTTGTACAGATTGAAATTGGTTTTTGCTGCTTGAAATGTCATGGTCTGTACAGTTTTAGACTGATATGCAGTATGTCACTTggaacaaatatatatgtacatcaCTTTGCATACTGTTTCACCAGGAAA is from Oryza sativa Japonica Group chromosome 9, ASM3414082v1 and encodes:
- the LOC4346636 gene encoding LOW QUALITY PROTEIN: uncharacterized protein (The sequence of the model RefSeq protein was modified relative to this genomic sequence to represent the inferred CDS: inserted 1 base in 1 codon) — protein: MPPGVRISKRVRAGAPTEMPPGVSTRSAKRQLIAAQGKGNXHEELPPETENNGDEDVGSGHLLQDNDVNRPPSHDANHEEQPAQQTNSDVEVPIRRGTRKSRPPTAGIMLDKMTKAMGRMPIAVAEGKKRPDEPVQAAKFASEAGVIIRTKVHVFPHWKQYKDDEGYINNFMGKLSVRLAINQKHQPTRDACADVLQKGIRQTRYNLKKAYFNGVPANEIRTTSPISSMTDEQWLELVAKWSNPKNMQISEQNKQNRLNVRFHQATGSRSYAAHLHAYKEKNKVVELDAVDAFEDCHTSREKGLSDAAKDAISSMKAIMEEPVPDGETPRTSAEVVSKVLSRDNSNTTFLKNAGLQMSSKKSVTPTEAALQEELAAEKQSSAILHAEVVELKEQANLANEALAKTQKELAEFKQQQEENNLLLRRILSLSQGNLNLS